The following are encoded in a window of Trichocoleus sp. genomic DNA:
- a CDS encoding aminotransferase class V-fold PLP-dependent enzyme produces MTDSSSPAAAFEPEWKRLWLINPGITFLNHGSFGACPIAVLEKQQELRHLLESEPLRFMEDQLESLLDAARQALADFVGASPSELVFVPNATTGINTVLRSLSFQPGDELLTTNQEYNASRNALNFVAAQSGATVIVAEIPFPIASPNQVIDAVMAKISARTRLVLIDQVTSQTALILPIEALVQRLKPFGIEVLVDAAHAPGMIPLNLRELGVAYYTGNCHKWICAPKGAAFLYVRQDQQSRIRPLVISHGANSPRLDRSRFHLEFDWMGTTDPTSYLCVSKAIDWMAALLPGGWAELMTRNQEMALAARAMLCDALNVAPPSPDCMIGSMAGVPLPPGSAKGLQMQLFDRFQIEVPIIPWQGVTDRLLRVSVQLYNSLPDYDYLSKALLVLLAEGA; encoded by the coding sequence ATGACTGATTCCTCATCTCCAGCGGCAGCATTTGAGCCTGAGTGGAAGCGGCTATGGCTGATCAATCCGGGCATTACATTCCTAAATCACGGTTCTTTTGGGGCTTGCCCCATTGCTGTGTTAGAGAAGCAGCAAGAACTCCGTCATTTGCTGGAAAGCGAACCGCTTCGCTTTATGGAAGACCAGCTAGAAAGCTTATTGGATGCTGCGAGACAAGCACTAGCAGATTTTGTTGGTGCATCCCCAAGTGAACTGGTTTTTGTGCCAAATGCCACGACGGGCATCAATACAGTGCTGCGATCGCTTTCGTTTCAACCTGGCGATGAATTGCTAACGACCAATCAAGAATATAATGCCTCACGGAATGCTTTGAACTTTGTGGCAGCGCAATCGGGGGCAACTGTGATTGTTGCAGAAATTCCTTTTCCGATCGCTTCACCTAATCAGGTGATTGATGCAGTTATGGCAAAAATTTCTGCTCGAACTCGCCTGGTGTTGATTGACCAAGTGACCAGTCAGACGGCATTGATTCTGCCGATCGAAGCTTTGGTGCAGCGGCTTAAGCCCTTTGGCATTGAGGTATTGGTTGATGCGGCTCATGCGCCTGGAATGATACCGCTCAATCTAAGAGAACTAGGGGTAGCATATTACACAGGCAATTGTCATAAATGGATATGTGCGCCCAAAGGAGCTGCCTTTTTATACGTCCGGCAAGATCAACAGTCCCGGATTCGTCCGCTGGTGATTAGTCATGGAGCAAATTCGCCGCGCCTTGATCGGTCTCGCTTTCATTTGGAGTTTGACTGGATGGGCACCACTGACCCCACTTCCTATCTTTGTGTGTCAAAGGCGATTGACTGGATGGCGGCTCTTCTGCCGGGGGGTTGGGCAGAACTGATGACCCGAAATCAAGAAATGGCTTTGGCTGCAAGAGCAATGTTATGTGATGCACTGAATGTGGCTCCGCCGAGTCCCGACTGCATGATAGGTTCGATGGCAGGAGTTCCTCTGCCTCCCGGTTCGGCAAAAGGTTTGCAAATGCAACTCTTCGATCGGTTTCAGATTGAAGTCCCAATTATTCCCTGGCAGGGAGTAACAGATCGGCTGCTTCGGGTATCGGTGCAACTGTACAACTCATTGCCAGATTATGATTATTTGTCTAAAGCGTTGCTCGTATTGCTGGCGGAAGGGGCGTGA
- a CDS encoding sensor histidine kinase: MIDFGKLLHQKADQIIQEWVEALRADEQIETSQELTFNALRNSLPKVLFSMATILSQEETSDVKLLVETTLEHGVVRAEQGFDPAEIAREYRLLRSIIFSVLEVELLRGSPAEILRAVRLIDTVIDEAIARCFVSYMDSRLHELEQLQSQLKLTNQELTRLVRASKSNLSELAHELKTPLTSIIGYSDLFLRQHRRDGDTKDSVPNLENIERVLQSGRQLLRLINDSLEISRYEAGQMQLHLATTNVCELIQSIISMVQPLAVAKNLTIHLDCDRAPKSILTDPLRLQQITTNLISNAIRYTSQGSIQVACKMRSPEQWDLIVADTGFGIASEDQQRIFEPYVQGTIPKVRDSDSTGLGLAVVSRLVKLLQGEIHLDSQPSQGSTFTVTFPLLSDPLLLETFSR; encoded by the coding sequence ATGATAGATTTCGGCAAGCTTTTGCACCAGAAAGCAGACCAAATTATTCAAGAATGGGTTGAGGCATTACGAGCAGATGAGCAGATTGAAACCAGCCAGGAACTGACTTTCAATGCACTAAGAAATAGTTTGCCAAAGGTTCTCTTTTCGATGGCAACTATTTTGTCTCAAGAGGAAACAAGCGACGTTAAGCTGCTTGTGGAGACGACCCTTGAACATGGTGTAGTGCGGGCAGAACAAGGATTTGATCCGGCGGAGATTGCGCGAGAATATCGGCTGCTGCGATCGATTATTTTCTCAGTTCTTGAAGTTGAGCTGTTGCGTGGGTCTCCTGCGGAAATCCTGAGAGCTGTTCGCTTGATTGATACGGTGATTGATGAAGCGATCGCTCGGTGCTTTGTCAGCTATATGGATAGCCGATTGCACGAACTGGAGCAATTACAAAGTCAGTTAAAACTCACTAATCAAGAATTAACGCGCCTGGTTCGTGCCAGCAAAAGCAATCTTTCAGAGCTTGCTCATGAACTGAAAACCCCGCTCACTTCCATCATTGGCTATTCTGATCTGTTTTTGAGACAGCATCGACGCGATGGCGATACAAAAGATTCTGTCCCCAACCTGGAAAATATTGAACGAGTTTTGCAATCAGGACGGCAGTTGCTACGGTTGATTAACGATTCATTAGAAATCTCACGGTACGAAGCAGGGCAGATGCAGCTCCACTTAGCAACCACAAATGTTTGTGAGCTGATTCAAAGCATCATTAGCATGGTACAGCCGCTTGCCGTTGCCAAAAATCTGACGATTCATCTGGATTGCGATCGAGCACCCAAAAGTATCTTGACCGATCCGCTCCGCCTCCAGCAAATTACCACTAACCTGATCAGTAATGCCATCCGCTACACCTCACAAGGTTCAATTCAGGTTGCTTGTAAAATGCGATCGCCAGAACAATGGGATTTAATTGTTGCAGATACGGGGTTTGGCATTGCCTCAGAAGACCAACAGCGCATTTTTGAACCTTATGTGCAGGGAACCATCCCCAAGGTACGAGATAGCGATAGCACTGGATTGGGCTTAGCAGTTGTGTCTCGTTTGGTCAAATTGCTCCAAGGCGAGATTCACCTCGACTCTCAACCTAGCCAGGGTTCAACCTTTACCGTTACATTTCCATTGCTCTCAGATCCATTGCTCTTGGAAACGTTTAGTCGCTGA
- a CDS encoding bifunctional 3-deoxy-7-phosphoheptulonate synthase/chorismate mutase has translation MQKAKLTLKTSPDHKTIVHLPNSVTVGGKDLLIVGGPCSVETQPQMEAVASCLAAAPVQALRGGVYKPRTSPYDFQGLGVEGLKMLAAVRDRYGLPVITEVMAISQIEEIAAYADVLQVGSRNMQNFDLLKALGQVNKPILLKRGLAATIEEFVMAAEYVLSHGNSNVILCERGIRSFDSYTRNILDLGAVVAIKQLTHLPIVVDPSHATGKRELVADLARAAVACGADGIMVECHPEPEKSVSDARQTLSLEEMTALVRSLEPIAAAVGRTIPTGTPTIPQFSLV, from the coding sequence ATGCAGAAAGCAAAACTGACCCTCAAAACTAGCCCCGACCACAAAACGATCGTTCATCTCCCCAATTCAGTGACCGTTGGCGGAAAAGATTTACTCATTGTCGGTGGACCTTGCTCCGTGGAAACTCAGCCTCAAATGGAAGCAGTCGCCAGTTGTTTAGCAGCAGCTCCGGTACAGGCACTTCGCGGTGGCGTTTATAAACCTCGGACTTCTCCCTATGACTTCCAGGGGTTAGGCGTAGAGGGGCTCAAAATGTTGGCTGCGGTGCGCGATCGCTACGGTTTGCCCGTCATTACAGAGGTCATGGCAATCTCGCAAATTGAGGAAATCGCGGCTTATGCCGATGTGCTGCAAGTGGGTAGCCGCAATATGCAAAACTTTGATTTGCTGAAGGCACTGGGTCAGGTAAACAAGCCCATTCTACTGAAGCGAGGACTCGCAGCAACGATCGAAGAATTCGTGATGGCAGCCGAATACGTCCTCAGTCACGGCAATTCAAATGTGATTCTCTGTGAGCGCGGCATTCGCAGTTTCGACTCCTACACGCGCAATATCCTCGACCTGGGCGCAGTGGTGGCAATTAAACAACTCACCCATCTGCCGATCGTGGTTGATCCAAGTCATGCGACGGGTAAGCGAGAACTGGTAGCAGACCTGGCAAGAGCTGCAGTTGCCTGTGGTGCAGATGGCATTATGGTTGAATGTCACCCGGAGCCGGAAAAGTCGGTTTCAGATGCGCGACAAACGCTTTCCCTGGAAGAAATGACTGCATTAGTACGAAGTCTGGAGCCGATCGCCGCTGCGGTTGGTCGAACCATTCCTACTGGAACCCCTACGATTCCTCAATTCTCGTTGGTATAA
- a CDS encoding ABC transporter ATP-binding protein, translating into MIEAEHLSKIYGTTPAIQDVTFSVEKGEILGFLGPNGAGKTTTMRILTGYLPASSGTARIAGCDVHEDSMSVRKRIGYLPETPPLYPDMTVEGFLHFVARIKGVSAGDRPTRVKLAMKRCSLLEKRQVLIRKLSKGFRQRVGIAQAIVHDPPAIILDEPTVGLDPRQIIEVRNLIKSLAGEHTIILSTHILPEVSMTCSRVAIINRGQIVAINTPEQLMAQLRGSSGYELEVAGDLTIVQACLQQVAGVKSVEPLLDEPLPASHHKLRLLLEAGTDPGREIATAIVNAGLGLYEMRRTQASLEDVFLELTTEEKVLEEGAIEPLPESAAETPEETEGVA; encoded by the coding sequence ATGATTGAAGCAGAACATTTAAGCAAAATTTACGGCACGACTCCCGCCATCCAAGATGTGACGTTTTCGGTGGAGAAGGGAGAAATTCTGGGCTTTCTAGGGCCGAACGGAGCCGGAAAAACAACGACAATGCGAATTCTCACCGGCTATTTGCCAGCCAGCAGCGGCACTGCGCGAATTGCGGGATGTGATGTCCATGAAGATTCGATGTCAGTCCGAAAGCGGATTGGTTATTTGCCAGAAACTCCTCCCCTTTATCCAGATATGACGGTTGAGGGATTTTTGCATTTTGTGGCGCGTATTAAAGGAGTATCGGCAGGCGATCGTCCGACGCGAGTCAAGCTGGCAATGAAACGCTGTAGCTTGCTGGAAAAGCGTCAGGTGCTAATTCGCAAACTCTCGAAGGGATTTCGGCAACGAGTGGGGATCGCTCAGGCGATCGTGCATGATCCGCCAGCCATTATTTTGGATGAACCGACGGTTGGGCTTGATCCGCGTCAAATTATTGAAGTTCGCAATTTGATCAAAAGCCTTGCGGGAGAACATACCATTATTCTCTCAACCCACATCTTGCCGGAAGTCAGCATGACCTGTAGTCGTGTGGCAATTATTAACCGGGGGCAGATCGTTGCGATCAACACACCCGAACAACTCATGGCACAACTGAGAGGTAGTTCGGGTTATGAACTAGAAGTGGCAGGCGATCTGACGATCGTTCAAGCTTGTTTGCAGCAGGTCGCTGGCGTGAAATCAGTTGAACCGCTATTAGATGAACCATTGCCCGCAAGCCATCATAAGCTGCGTTTGCTGTTGGAAGCCGGAACCGATCCCGGACGTGAAATTGCCACGGCGATCGTTAATGCAGGACTGGGACTTTATGAAATGCGGCGAACGCAAGCCAGCCTGGAAGATGTCTTTTTAGAATTGACGACTGAAGAGAAAGTATTGGAGGAGGGTGCGATCGAGCCGTTGCCTGAATCTGCAGCAGAAACCCCGGAAGAGACGGAAGGAGTAGCTTAA
- a CDS encoding ABC transporter permease, translating to MGVIVSNIIAIYRRELQSYFASPFAYIIAAVFWLLSGFFFVAILLGPEGLLAQVAVRDQMGVTEPPIDIPYQFLNLFLGVLGSLTLFVLPMLSMGLYTEERKRGTLELLATSPITNWAVALGKLLGVITFFVAMVLPLMVYESIALSAANPPVQPTVMILGHFALILLGAAILSLGMFISSLTDSTILAAILTFALILLLWVIDLVATNLGGGIGDALSHLSLVKNYTNLTQGIFDSSSIIVFISYIILGLFLTAQSIEAFRFQRS from the coding sequence ATGGGTGTAATTGTCAGCAATATTATTGCCATCTATCGGCGAGAACTGCAAAGCTATTTCGCTTCTCCATTTGCCTACATTATTGCAGCCGTATTTTGGCTGTTGAGTGGCTTTTTCTTCGTGGCAATTTTGCTGGGACCAGAAGGGCTGCTGGCGCAAGTTGCGGTGCGCGACCAAATGGGTGTGACGGAGCCGCCGATCGACATTCCCTATCAGTTTTTGAACTTGTTCTTGGGCGTTCTGGGTTCCCTGACGCTCTTTGTCCTGCCGATGCTTTCAATGGGGCTTTACACCGAAGAACGAAAGCGAGGCACCTTAGAACTTCTAGCAACATCCCCCATTACCAATTGGGCAGTCGCTCTCGGAAAACTGCTTGGGGTGATTACCTTTTTCGTTGCGATGGTGCTGCCGCTCATGGTCTATGAGTCGATCGCCCTTAGCGCTGCCAATCCGCCCGTTCAGCCCACGGTAATGATTCTGGGACACTTCGCCCTGATTCTGCTTGGAGCCGCAATTTTATCGTTGGGAATGTTTATTTCTTCGCTGACCGACAGCACGATTCTGGCAGCAATTCTGACCTTTGCCTTAATTTTGCTGCTTTGGGTCATTGATCTAGTTGCCACGAATCTCGGTGGCGGCATTGGTGATGCGCTCAGTCACCTTTCCCTGGTGAAAAACTACACCAATCTCACGCAAGGCATTTTTGACAGCAGCAGCATCATTGTCTTTATTAGCTACATCATTTTGGGGCTATTCCTAACCGCCCAATCGATCGAAGCCTTTCGCTTCCAACGGTCTTGA
- a CDS encoding Gldg family protein has protein sequence MKLTRKLNWKLLKFFFFLSPVLLIVGLIAGIVSGSWSGIPSALIVSAFVILALWLLFEGYMQPDFWRRRSTQVGTNALISTLAVLVILGLVNFLAVRLNARADLTENQIFTLAPQSQELVRQLPQPVKVVLFTPQPNPIDQQLLDNYRRLNPQFSYEYIDPQKQPGIAREFKVQAVGDVFIESGTNRKSIQTVSAEQRLSERRLTNGIAQVTNGQTKKVYLLQGHGERKLETGQGGFSQATGRLGDEGYKTEPLNLAENPKVPEDASVLILASPQRALLESEVNALKEYLKRKSGLMVLVDPQTDPKLEGLLRDWGIQFSDRLVIDPAGQASGLGPGVTIISQYGDHPVTRGFGNGISFYPLARPVQQTAISGTEATALLITSDRTQAQLIAPSGELKSDPADPKGPFSIGYALSRTVETTPTPSPSPSPENASPSPSPKSQNETEPKAQARLIAMGNSSFATDGLLGQQLNGDLFLNSVSWLSQQDDQVLTIRPKEVTNRRLVLSVPQQMASALISMAILPAIGLLAAGLVWWKRR, from the coding sequence ATGAAGCTCACCCGAAAATTAAACTGGAAGCTCCTAAAATTCTTCTTTTTCCTCAGCCCTGTGCTGCTGATTGTTGGTCTAATTGCAGGGATTGTGTCAGGCAGTTGGAGCGGTATTCCCTCGGCGCTCATCGTCAGTGCGTTTGTCATATTGGCGCTGTGGCTGCTGTTTGAAGGCTATATGCAGCCCGACTTCTGGCGCAGGCGATCGACCCAGGTGGGCACAAATGCCTTGATCTCAACGCTGGCAGTTCTGGTTATTTTGGGACTGGTGAACTTTCTGGCAGTGCGGCTGAATGCTCGGGCTGATCTGACCGAAAACCAAATTTTTACCCTCGCGCCGCAATCGCAAGAGTTAGTCCGGCAATTGCCGCAGCCTGTGAAGGTGGTTCTTTTTACACCCCAGCCGAACCCGATCGATCAGCAGCTATTGGATAACTATCGGCGGTTGAATCCTCAGTTCAGCTATGAATATATCGACCCACAAAAGCAACCGGGAATTGCGCGTGAGTTTAAGGTGCAGGCGGTCGGAGATGTTTTTATTGAATCGGGAACCAATCGCAAATCAATTCAAACAGTCAGTGCTGAGCAGCGTCTCTCTGAACGACGGTTGACTAATGGAATTGCTCAAGTCACCAATGGACAGACGAAAAAAGTCTACCTCCTACAAGGACATGGGGAGCGCAAGCTAGAAACTGGGCAGGGAGGATTCTCGCAGGCAACGGGTCGGTTAGGAGATGAGGGATACAAGACAGAACCGCTCAATTTGGCAGAAAATCCGAAAGTTCCTGAAGATGCTTCAGTGTTGATTCTTGCCAGCCCTCAACGTGCTTTGCTTGAGTCTGAAGTGAATGCTTTGAAAGAATACCTGAAGCGCAAGAGTGGCTTGATGGTGCTTGTTGATCCGCAAACCGATCCGAAACTTGAAGGTCTGTTGCGGGACTGGGGCATTCAATTTAGCGATCGACTGGTGATTGATCCGGCAGGGCAGGCATCAGGGTTAGGTCCGGGGGTAACCATTATTAGTCAATATGGTGATCACCCTGTTACGCGCGGCTTTGGCAACGGCATTTCTTTCTATCCGCTGGCTCGTCCGGTGCAGCAAACGGCAATCTCTGGGACTGAGGCAACGGCTTTGCTGATTACGAGCGATCGAACGCAGGCACAGCTTATTGCCCCATCTGGTGAACTGAAGTCTGACCCCGCTGATCCAAAAGGTCCTTTTTCGATCGGCTATGCATTGAGTCGAACGGTTGAAACCACTCCTACCCCATCGCCCAGTCCTTCGCCAGAAAACGCTAGTCCTTCGCCTAGCCCTAAGTCTCAGAATGAGACAGAGCCAAAAGCACAAGCAAGATTGATTGCAATGGGAAACTCTAGCTTTGCGACTGACGGGCTATTAGGGCAGCAGTTAAACGGTGATCTCTTCCTGAATTCTGTGAGTTGGTTGAGTCAGCAGGATGATCAGGTACTAACGATTCGCCCGAAAGAAGTGACGAACCGTCGGCTTGTTTTGTCTGTGCCGCAGCAGATGGCTTCTGCCCTGATTTCAATGGCGATTTTGCCAGCGATCGGTCTGTTGGCAGCAGGTTTAGTTTGGTGGAAGCGGAGATAG
- a CDS encoding DUF4340 domain-containing protein — MKIQSSTFLLVLTALLLGGVTLLVVQNSPSSQPSEQTASAEQTDLFGFEEKQVQMLSVTTPIRSLKFERDKEGKWQMIEPEKTPASDASIAFLLDLMTSGKSERTFTAPASDREKYGFHQPFGTVEVKLDNQESHKLILGEYDFNRSFIYASTDPSAEPNAELKVSLVSPSFENAVNRSLIEWRQAAESFPSPAPAKGASPSPSPSPAESPSSSASPSPSPSPAASPAPSPAASSPSPSP; from the coding sequence ATGAAAATTCAGTCCTCGACATTTCTCCTGGTTCTAACAGCGCTGCTTTTGGGGGGCGTAACACTGCTAGTGGTGCAAAATTCGCCGTCCTCTCAGCCCTCCGAACAAACGGCAAGTGCAGAGCAGACCGATCTATTTGGATTTGAGGAAAAGCAAGTTCAAATGCTCTCGGTCACAACTCCAATTCGATCGCTCAAATTTGAGCGGGATAAAGAAGGCAAATGGCAAATGATTGAGCCAGAAAAAACTCCTGCCAGTGATGCTTCGATCGCCTTTCTGCTGGATCTGATGACATCCGGCAAGAGCGAACGTACCTTTACGGCTCCCGCCAGCGATCGAGAAAAATATGGGTTTCATCAGCCGTTTGGAACCGTGGAAGTGAAGCTCGACAATCAGGAAAGTCACAAGCTGATCCTGGGTGAATATGATTTTAATCGCAGCTTTATTTATGCCTCAACTGATCCTTCTGCTGAACCGAACGCAGAGCTAAAAGTTTCACTGGTGTCGCCCAGTTTTGAGAATGCAGTGAATCGATCGTTGATTGAATGGCGACAGGCTGCTGAATCTTTTCCCAGCCCAGCCCCTGCTAAAGGGGCAAGCCCCTCTCCGTCTCCCAGTCCGGCAGAGTCACCCAGTTCCAGTGCGTCTCCATCTCCTAGCCCATCTCCTGCGGCATCTCCTGCCCCATCTCCTGCAGCATCTAGCCCTTCACCTTCGCCCTAA
- a CDS encoding RluA family pseudouridine synthase: MSAQITLQVEFATDRLDRYLAEQLPDLSRSRVQKLIEQGQVQINGAVCTSKKVALQLGDRIDLEIPDAAPLELQAEDIPLDILYEDEHLLILNKPVGLVVHPAPGHEDGTLVNALLAHCKGNLAGIGGVQRPGIVHRLDKDTSGALAIAKTDQAHQHLQAQFKTKTARREYLGVVYGAPSTNSGTIDAPIGRHLIDRKKMAVIPEERGGRRAVTHWTIAERLDNFTLVRFQLETGRTHQIRVHSAHIGHPIVGDPLYGSGRSIGVNLTGQALHAYKLTLQHPITNEPIEVTAEPPPEFAKLLEVLRRRVIAT; the protein is encoded by the coding sequence TTGTCAGCACAGATCACCCTTCAAGTCGAATTTGCAACCGATCGCCTCGATCGCTATTTAGCCGAACAGCTACCAGATCTGTCCCGATCGCGGGTGCAAAAACTGATCGAACAGGGACAAGTACAAATTAACGGAGCAGTTTGCACTTCTAAAAAGGTTGCATTGCAATTGGGCGATCGAATTGATTTAGAAATCCCGGATGCAGCGCCACTGGAACTACAAGCCGAAGATATTCCGCTGGATATTCTCTATGAAGACGAGCATTTATTAATTCTCAATAAGCCTGTGGGTTTGGTTGTGCATCCCGCTCCTGGTCACGAAGATGGCACACTAGTCAACGCACTTTTGGCGCATTGCAAAGGCAATCTAGCTGGAATTGGTGGCGTGCAGCGTCCAGGCATTGTGCATCGACTCGACAAAGACACGAGTGGCGCATTAGCGATTGCCAAAACCGATCAAGCGCATCAACATTTGCAAGCGCAATTTAAGACCAAAACCGCCCGCCGCGAATATTTGGGTGTAGTGTACGGTGCGCCTTCAACCAACAGTGGTACGATCGACGCTCCCATCGGACGGCATTTAATCGATCGCAAAAAAATGGCAGTGATTCCAGAAGAACGAGGCGGCAGACGGGCTGTGACTCACTGGACGATCGCAGAAAGGCTCGATAACTTTACGCTGGTGCGCTTTCAGCTTGAAACCGGACGCACCCATCAAATTCGGGTTCACAGTGCCCATATTGGACATCCAATCGTTGGTGATCCGCTTTATGGCTCAGGACGATCGATTGGTGTCAATCTGACTGGACAAGCGCTGCACGCTTATAAACTAACGCTTCAGCATCCAATCACCAATGAGCCGATCGAGGTGACCGCAGAACCACCGCCAGAATTTGCCAAATTACTGGAAGTTTTGAGACGCAGAGTGATAGCAACTTAG